One genomic region from Solwaraspora sp. WMMD792 encodes:
- a CDS encoding LacI family DNA-binding transcriptional regulator: MPADRMFNLQRRERLLEELRRHGSVRVADLAPLLGVSELTVRRDIAALAESNLLTRVHGGATLPTQLGPAPRRPRVAPTRFTIGMVVPSLDYYWPQIVTGARSAAASLGVHIQLRGSSYDPTEDRRQITRLIDAQQVQGLLLAPSLDTDGAADMIAWIGNLPVPTILVERQAPRWTPTLRQLEWVRSDHALGLEMAVRHLHEHGHRRIGLVLSKGSPTSAHLAQGWALACADLGLPADLVIREAVALDSPGHREIIGDVLRRCRREGVTALIVHGDPDAMSVAQYCAEQGVPIPDQLALVSYDDEVAHLAEPALSSVRPPKNQVGRVAVELMVARLVEGRRRPVQRVLITPELVIRESSTPRPPR, from the coding sequence ATGCCGGCGGATCGGATGTTCAACCTGCAGCGCCGGGAGCGGCTGCTGGAGGAGCTGCGCCGGCACGGATCGGTACGGGTGGCCGACCTGGCCCCGCTGCTCGGGGTGAGTGAGCTGACCGTACGCCGCGACATCGCCGCCCTGGCCGAGAGCAACCTGCTGACCAGAGTGCACGGCGGTGCGACCCTGCCCACCCAGCTCGGGCCGGCACCGCGCCGACCCCGGGTGGCGCCGACCCGGTTCACCATCGGCATGGTGGTGCCGTCACTGGACTACTACTGGCCGCAGATCGTCACCGGCGCCCGCAGCGCCGCCGCCTCGCTCGGCGTACACATCCAGCTGCGCGGGTCGAGCTACGACCCGACCGAGGACCGCCGGCAGATCACCCGGCTGATCGACGCGCAACAGGTGCAGGGGCTACTGCTGGCACCCAGCCTGGACACCGACGGTGCCGCCGACATGATCGCCTGGATCGGCAACCTGCCGGTGCCGACGATCCTGGTCGAACGGCAGGCCCCCCGGTGGACCCCTACCCTGCGCCAGCTCGAATGGGTCCGCAGCGACCACGCCCTCGGCCTGGAGATGGCGGTACGGCACCTGCACGAGCACGGTCACCGTCGGATCGGCCTGGTGCTCTCCAAGGGCAGTCCCACCTCCGCCCACCTCGCCCAGGGCTGGGCGCTGGCCTGCGCGGACCTGGGCCTGCCCGCCGACCTGGTCATCCGGGAAGCGGTCGCGTTGGACTCCCCGGGGCACCGGGAGATCATCGGCGACGTGCTGCGGCGGTGCCGCCGCGAAGGCGTCACCGCACTGATCGTGCACGGCGACCCGGACGCCATGTCGGTCGCGCAGTACTGCGCCGAGCAGGGCGTGCCGATCCCCGACCAGCTCGCCCTGGTCTCCTACGACGACGAGGTGGCGCACCTGGCCGAGCCGGCGCTCAGCTCCGTCCGCCCGCCGAAGAACCAGGTGGGCCGGGTGGCGGTCGAGCTGATGGTGGCCCGGCTGGTCGAGGGCCGGCGCCGCCCGGTGCAACGGGTGCTGATCACCCCCGAACTGGTGATCCGCGAATCGTCCACGCCCCGGCCGCCGCGCTGA
- a CDS encoding hydroxyacid dehydrogenase → MHTPPQALVVMDRDSYRAHFDEARLERLGGLVALADPIWADELDSPAVRARLATVEVLVTSWGAPPLTRQRLDTAPALRAVFHAAGSVRSLVTDEVWRRGIQVSTAADANAVPVAEYTLAAIIFAGKKVPFIAADPDRAYRGWSHHHGHGDLSNYRRTIGVVGFSRIGRRVVDLIGCLDSARCLVADPYADPAEVTLAGGTLVELAELLPHSDILTLHAPELPSTYRMIGAAELALLPDHATVINTARGSLVDPAALAAECRSGRLYAILDVTDPEPLPVDAALRGSPNVMVSPHLAGSLGTEIHRLTDHTLDELARWTGGEPLHAEVTPDAFTLHA, encoded by the coding sequence GTGCACACCCCGCCGCAGGCGCTCGTCGTGATGGACCGGGACTCCTACCGGGCCCACTTCGACGAGGCTCGGCTGGAGCGCCTCGGCGGCCTTGTCGCCCTGGCCGATCCGATCTGGGCCGACGAACTCGACTCCCCGGCGGTACGCGCCCGGCTGGCCACGGTCGAGGTGCTGGTGACGTCCTGGGGGGCACCCCCGCTGACCCGGCAGCGGCTGGACACCGCGCCCGCCCTGCGCGCCGTCTTCCACGCCGCCGGCAGCGTCCGGTCACTGGTGACCGACGAGGTGTGGCGGCGCGGCATCCAGGTCAGCACCGCCGCCGACGCCAACGCCGTGCCGGTCGCCGAGTACACCCTCGCCGCGATCATCTTCGCCGGCAAGAAAGTGCCGTTCATTGCCGCCGACCCTGACCGGGCGTACCGGGGATGGAGCCACCACCACGGGCACGGCGACCTGTCCAACTACCGCCGCACCATCGGCGTCGTCGGCTTCTCCCGGATCGGCCGCCGGGTCGTCGACCTGATCGGCTGCCTCGACTCGGCCCGCTGCCTGGTCGCCGACCCGTACGCCGACCCGGCCGAGGTCACGCTCGCCGGCGGCACCCTGGTCGAGCTGGCCGAGCTGCTGCCGCACAGCGACATCCTCACCCTGCACGCGCCGGAGCTGCCCAGCACGTACCGCATGATCGGCGCGGCCGAACTCGCGCTGCTGCCCGACCACGCGACCGTGATCAACACGGCCCGGGGCAGCCTGGTCGACCCGGCGGCGCTCGCCGCCGAATGCCGCTCCGGCCGGCTGTACGCGATCCTCGACGTCACCGACCCCGAACCGCTACCCGTCGACGCCGCCCTGCGCGGCAGCCCGAACGTCATGGTCAGCCCGCACCTGGCCGGTTCCCTCGGCACCGAGATCCACCGGCTGACCGACCACACCCTCGACGAACTGGCCCGCTGGACCGGCGGGGAACCACTGCACGCCGAAGTCACCCCGGACGCGTTCACGCTGCACGCCTGA
- a CDS encoding sugar ABC transporter substrate-binding protein, translating to MNRHTGRMNRHLGRAVAAATALVLVTAGCGGGDEPAVGDDGREILTIALWNYDSTPEFAALIDGFEAAHPDIDVQPVDILADDYAEKVTTMLAGGDQTDVLTMKNVTDYSRYALRGQLASVADEAADLDQSKYLSLEPFNLDGDYFALPYRQDFWVLYYNKAMLADTGADLTSLTWAEYADLAKQLTSGSGQDTVYGTYHHTWRSIIHSTAAAQSGGDLIGGEYGFLKDRYEMVLDLQDAGATLPWATASTQKVQYHTMFSTEQAAMLPMGTWYAARLIEEKKAGSIDVDWGIAPLPQVTEGGPVTTFGSPTAFAVNNKARNSEAARTFVAWAAGPEGAAAIASIGVYPAYSDETITETYFGVDGMTNDEVAQAAFQPDEVVLEMPVSEKSSDVDVILTEEHELIMIGERAVDDGLAEMGERVTSEVD from the coding sequence ATGAACCGACACACCGGCAGGATGAACCGACACCTCGGCAGGGCGGTGGCCGCCGCGACCGCACTGGTTCTCGTCACCGCCGGCTGCGGTGGTGGCGACGAGCCGGCCGTCGGCGACGACGGCCGCGAGATTCTCACCATCGCCCTGTGGAACTACGACAGCACCCCCGAGTTCGCGGCCCTGATCGACGGGTTCGAGGCCGCTCACCCGGACATCGACGTGCAACCGGTGGACATCCTCGCCGACGACTACGCCGAGAAGGTCACCACCATGCTGGCCGGTGGCGACCAGACAGACGTGCTCACCATGAAGAACGTCACCGACTACTCCCGGTACGCGCTGCGCGGCCAGTTGGCGTCGGTGGCCGACGAGGCCGCCGACCTCGACCAGAGCAAGTACCTCAGCCTGGAGCCGTTCAACCTCGACGGGGACTACTTCGCGTTGCCGTACCGCCAGGACTTCTGGGTCCTGTACTACAACAAGGCCATGCTCGCCGACACCGGCGCCGACCTGACCAGCCTCACCTGGGCCGAGTACGCCGACCTGGCCAAGCAGCTGACCAGCGGCAGCGGCCAGGACACCGTCTACGGCACCTACCACCACACCTGGCGCTCCATCATCCACTCGACGGCGGCGGCGCAGAGCGGCGGCGACCTGATCGGCGGCGAGTACGGCTTCCTCAAGGACCGCTACGAGATGGTCCTCGACCTGCAGGACGCCGGCGCGACTCTGCCGTGGGCCACGGCGTCGACGCAGAAGGTCCAGTACCACACGATGTTCTCCACCGAGCAGGCCGCGATGCTGCCGATGGGCACCTGGTACGCGGCCCGGCTGATCGAGGAGAAGAAGGCCGGCAGCATCGACGTCGACTGGGGCATCGCGCCGCTGCCGCAGGTCACCGAGGGCGGCCCGGTCACCACCTTCGGCTCGCCGACGGCGTTCGCGGTCAACAACAAGGCCCGCAACTCCGAGGCCGCCCGGACCTTCGTCGCCTGGGCCGCCGGCCCCGAGGGCGCGGCGGCGATCGCCAGCATCGGCGTCTACCCGGCCTACTCCGACGAGACGATCACCGAGACCTACTTCGGCGTCGACGGCATGACCAACGACGAGGTCGCCCAGGCGGCGTTCCAGCCCGACGAGGTGGTGCTGGAGATGCCGGTCAGCGAGAAGTCCTCCGACGTGGACGTCATCCTCACCGAGGAGCACGAGCTGATCATGATCGGTGAGCGGGCCGTGGACGACGGGCTCGCCGAGATGGGCGAGCGGGTCACCTCCGAGGTCGACTGA
- a CDS encoding sugar ABC transporter permease, with amino-acid sequence MAIHTPIDTVRTPVPGGPPPGTGAARRLRRRNTLAGWSFILPNFVGFAALTLVPVVAALALAFLEWNSYSTPEWVGLDNFRRMVGSETFWTALYNTTYYALGHIPLTLVAALGFAVLLNRALRGVRFFRTALFFPYITALVAVAVVWNMLFNPDAGPVNQLLRAIGIDNPPGWTTSTTWAMPAVIITSVWRDMGYYMVLYLAGLQTIPAELYEAARTDGASAWQRFRHITVPSLRPTTFFVLIMLTISSFKVFDLIQVMTEGGPGRSTLVLSQLIFREGITQGRFGYSSAIAMVLFVVVLVITVVQFQLQRRGER; translated from the coding sequence ATGGCGATCCACACCCCGATCGACACCGTACGCACACCGGTACCCGGCGGTCCGCCGCCGGGTACCGGTGCGGCACGTCGGCTGCGCCGACGCAACACCCTGGCCGGCTGGAGCTTCATCCTGCCGAACTTCGTCGGCTTCGCCGCGCTGACCCTGGTGCCCGTCGTCGCCGCGCTGGCGTTGGCGTTCTTGGAGTGGAACTCCTACAGCACCCCGGAATGGGTCGGGCTGGACAACTTCCGCCGGATGGTGGGCAGCGAGACGTTCTGGACCGCGCTGTACAACACCACCTACTACGCGCTCGGGCACATCCCGTTGACCCTGGTCGCCGCGCTCGGCTTCGCCGTACTGCTCAACCGGGCGCTGCGCGGCGTCCGGTTCTTCCGTACCGCGTTGTTCTTCCCCTACATCACCGCGCTGGTCGCGGTGGCCGTGGTGTGGAACATGCTGTTCAACCCCGACGCCGGGCCGGTCAACCAGCTGCTGCGGGCGATCGGCATCGACAACCCGCCGGGCTGGACCACCTCGACGACCTGGGCGATGCCGGCGGTGATCATCACCAGTGTCTGGCGGGACATGGGCTACTACATGGTGCTCTACCTGGCCGGGCTGCAGACCATCCCGGCCGAGCTGTACGAGGCGGCCCGCACCGACGGGGCGTCGGCCTGGCAGCGGTTCCGGCACATCACCGTGCCGTCGCTGCGGCCCACCACCTTCTTCGTGCTGATCATGCTGACCATCTCCAGCTTCAAGGTGTTCGACCTGATCCAGGTGATGACCGAGGGCGGTCCGGGCCGCTCCACGCTGGTGCTGTCGCAGCTGATCTTCCGGGAGGGGATCACCCAGGGCCGGTTCGGCTACTCGTCGGCGATCGCCATGGTGCTGTTCGTGGTCGTCCTGGTGATCACGGTGGTCCAGTTCCAGCTGCAGCGGAGGGGGGAACGATGA
- a CDS encoding carbohydrate ABC transporter permease, producing the protein MSLAVLRRAVLQVLLTVLGLAVLVPFAWMLVSSVKLDSQVLTVPIQWIPQEFHFDNYVRIWDRIPLGTYLYNSMFLSVTITFLQVLTGSFAAYGFAKISFPGRDLLFLAYIATIAVPWQAYMVPQYIIMERLGLVNTHLSLILLQAFGAFGVFLMRQYYLTIPDELTEAARIDGLNEYGIWARIVLPLSKPALASLALLTFVNTWNDYMGPFIYLTSNDLWTVQIGLRTFIGLYEAEYAMIMTGSVLSILPILVVFLFGQRYFVQGIATSGLK; encoded by the coding sequence ATGAGCCTCGCCGTGCTGCGCCGGGCCGTCCTGCAGGTGCTGCTCACCGTCCTCGGCCTGGCCGTGCTGGTGCCGTTCGCCTGGATGCTGGTCTCCTCGGTCAAGCTGGACTCGCAGGTGCTCACCGTGCCGATCCAGTGGATCCCGCAGGAGTTCCACTTCGACAACTACGTCCGCATCTGGGACCGGATCCCACTCGGCACCTACCTGTACAACTCGATGTTCCTCAGCGTCACCATCACGTTCCTGCAGGTGCTGACCGGCAGCTTCGCCGCGTACGGCTTCGCGAAGATCAGCTTCCCGGGCCGTGACCTTTTGTTCCTCGCCTACATCGCCACGATCGCCGTGCCCTGGCAGGCGTACATGGTGCCGCAGTACATCATCATGGAACGGCTCGGCCTGGTGAACACCCACCTGTCGCTGATCCTGCTGCAGGCGTTCGGCGCGTTCGGGGTGTTCCTGATGCGCCAGTACTACCTGACCATCCCCGACGAGCTGACCGAGGCCGCCCGCATCGACGGCCTCAACGAGTACGGCATCTGGGCGCGCATCGTGCTGCCGCTGTCCAAGCCGGCGCTGGCCAGCCTGGCGCTGCTCACCTTCGTCAACACCTGGAACGACTACATGGGACCGTTCATCTATCTGACCAGCAACGACCTCTGGACCGTACAGATCGGGCTGCGAACCTTCATCGGGCTCTACGAAGCCGAGTACGCCATGATCATGACCGGTTCGGTGCTGTCGATCCTGCCGATCCTGGTCGTCTTCCTGTTCGGCCAGCGCTACTTCGTGCAGGGCATCGCCACGAGCGGGTTGAAATGA
- a CDS encoding YesL family protein: protein MRQPARQPLRPSLTARVNVGADTWSTIWSLVHRVLVVNLGLAVANLPLLVALAVVAQPWRYPVFFGLLSLSVGPAVTAAFGYLRQAEDDDRAPVREFFRAYRRNFFAALARWAAATALVAVLVTDIVWLHDAGTAAVLVPLLVVLTVLVAATTVLLLALVELAPGLGVRAAVRAAAWSAVRRAPLSLLSLVVLLAALLSVNQAPLLALSTLPGCALLVVWVNSRAALASST from the coding sequence ATGCGTCAACCGGCCCGGCAGCCGCTGCGGCCGTCGCTGACCGCGCGGGTCAACGTCGGCGCGGACACCTGGTCGACGATCTGGTCACTGGTGCACCGGGTGCTGGTGGTCAACCTCGGGCTGGCCGTGGCCAACCTGCCGCTGCTGGTCGCGCTCGCCGTCGTCGCCCAGCCGTGGCGCTACCCGGTCTTCTTCGGGCTGCTGTCGCTCAGCGTCGGGCCGGCGGTCACCGCCGCGTTCGGCTACCTGCGGCAGGCCGAGGACGACGACCGGGCACCGGTACGCGAGTTCTTCCGCGCGTACCGGCGGAACTTCTTTGCCGCGCTGGCCCGCTGGGCGGCGGCGACGGCGCTGGTGGCGGTCCTGGTGACCGACATCGTCTGGCTGCACGACGCCGGCACTGCGGCGGTGCTCGTACCGCTGCTGGTGGTGCTGACCGTGCTGGTTGCCGCCACGACGGTGCTGCTGTTGGCCCTGGTCGAGCTGGCCCCGGGCCTCGGCGTGCGCGCGGCCGTCCGGGCCGCGGCCTGGTCGGCGGTACGCCGGGCACCGCTGAGCCTGCTCAGCCTGGTCGTGCTGCTGGCCGCCCTGCTGTCGGTCAACCAGGCGCCGCTGCTGGCGCTGTCGACGCTGCCCGGCTGCGCGCTGCTGGTCGTCTGGGTCAACAGCCGCGCCGCGCTGGCGTCGAGTACTTGA
- a CDS encoding helix-turn-helix transcriptional regulator, which translates to MDSMPGLTFGQRLKVYRERSGKTRAVLGGLVGRSAEWVKAVETDRILPPRIHMLDRIARVLKVDVSALIGELGDHSAVVNGPEHPALASVRDAVNRSTLSNDVAVQPLPRIRERLTAAWRARHQASDHRTVLGALLPDLLRDAQRAALMYDGDERRQAQALLAEVLGLAQMFLAYQPAAELLWRVADRAMVAAQESGDPEALACAGWFLCQVHRDAGDWDTAMAVTLDVVSTLEPQVAESNANLFALWGALNFEAAYTAARAGEEGRAWRYWDRADQVAQRLPQGFYQPQTSFSQIIMGVHAVTVAVELQKPGEAVRQSRRIDPAAIPSRPRRARHLIEVARGAHSRSNYEAAVAALRQAYESAPETIRFNGYARQITLDLLDGPRTMRNEARDLASKVGLVA; encoded by the coding sequence ATGGACTCCATGCCTGGTCTGACCTTCGGACAGCGTCTGAAGGTCTACCGCGAGCGGTCCGGAAAGACCCGAGCAGTGCTCGGCGGCCTCGTTGGTCGCAGTGCCGAGTGGGTCAAGGCAGTGGAAACCGATCGAATCCTGCCGCCGCGCATACACATGCTGGACCGCATCGCCCGTGTCCTGAAAGTTGATGTATCCGCGCTCATCGGGGAACTGGGTGACCACTCGGCCGTGGTGAACGGACCGGAGCATCCAGCATTGGCATCGGTTCGCGACGCCGTGAACCGCTCAACGCTGTCCAACGACGTCGCGGTACAGCCGTTGCCTCGGATCCGGGAGCGCCTTACGGCGGCGTGGCGGGCACGCCACCAGGCATCTGATCACCGCACGGTGCTTGGTGCACTCCTGCCGGACCTGTTGCGGGACGCGCAGCGTGCCGCGTTGATGTACGACGGCGACGAGCGTCGGCAGGCGCAGGCGCTGCTGGCAGAGGTACTGGGGCTGGCGCAGATGTTCCTGGCCTACCAGCCGGCGGCGGAACTCCTGTGGCGCGTCGCGGACCGCGCGATGGTCGCGGCTCAGGAGTCGGGGGATCCCGAAGCATTGGCGTGCGCTGGTTGGTTCTTGTGCCAGGTGCACCGGGACGCGGGAGACTGGGACACCGCCATGGCGGTGACGCTCGATGTCGTTTCGACGTTGGAGCCGCAGGTAGCCGAGTCGAACGCAAACTTGTTCGCTCTGTGGGGAGCACTGAACTTCGAGGCTGCCTACACCGCCGCGCGCGCCGGTGAGGAAGGTCGTGCGTGGCGGTACTGGGACCGTGCCGATCAAGTCGCTCAACGACTTCCGCAGGGCTTCTACCAGCCGCAGACCTCGTTCTCCCAGATCATCATGGGCGTACATGCGGTGACGGTGGCAGTGGAGTTGCAGAAGCCCGGCGAGGCGGTGCGGCAGTCACGGCGGATCGACCCGGCTGCAATCCCGTCAAGGCCGCGTCGTGCTCGACATCTGATCGAGGTTGCTCGTGGCGCTCACAGCAGGAGTAACTACGAGGCGGCTGTGGCGGCACTTCGGCAGGCGTACGAGTCGGCACCGGAGACGATTCGCTTCAACGGCTACGCCCGCCAGATCACCCTGGACCTGCTCGACGGGCCACGGACAATGAGGAACGAGGCTCGTGACCTTGCATCGAAGGTTGGCTTGGTCGCGTAG
- a CDS encoding helix-turn-helix domain-containing protein, which yields MSVAVGRRIALWRVRRRMTQQVLADRVGRSKSWVEKVERGVRTLDRFSLIRQVAEVLRVDPAELVGPDRPSGAGGAVDGVAAVRAALASYEVFTAADSGPAGEREVTQRVEHAWSTYQHGDYPRLLRTVPELLDAARRLHATRPAPGAELLVRAYRIIALVLVKVGEPELAWLAADRALAVAGGDPVLAGSAAVPLGQALRGLGQDRLAMTTTVAAADRIAAVSVERGTVYGTLLLQAGLAAAGCGETRSVDELLGRAADVAGRIGDGLDYRTASFGPAAVELAHVVAAVESGDARQAVRRHEAAAGRQAWRGLPAEHRAAYLVDAARAYLDVGDFAAAGRWLVEADRVVPAEIRCRPSARTVVAEIARCGPDTAGVARLATALGLTTGVP from the coding sequence ATGAGCGTGGCCGTCGGGCGTCGGATCGCGCTGTGGCGGGTACGGCGGCGGATGACCCAGCAGGTGCTCGCCGACCGGGTCGGTCGGTCGAAGAGCTGGGTGGAGAAGGTGGAGCGTGGTGTCCGGACGTTGGACCGGTTCTCGTTGATCCGGCAGGTCGCCGAGGTGCTGCGGGTCGACCCGGCGGAGTTGGTCGGCCCGGACCGGCCGTCGGGGGCCGGTGGGGCGGTCGACGGGGTGGCGGCGGTCCGAGCGGCGTTGGCCAGCTACGAGGTGTTCACCGCCGCCGACAGCGGACCGGCAGGGGAACGCGAGGTCACGCAGCGGGTGGAGCATGCGTGGTCGACGTACCAGCATGGGGATTATCCCCGGTTACTGCGGACGGTGCCGGAGTTGCTGGACGCCGCTCGGCGGCTGCACGCCACCCGGCCTGCGCCTGGGGCGGAGTTGTTGGTGCGCGCGTACCGGATCATCGCGCTCGTGCTGGTCAAGGTCGGCGAACCCGAGCTGGCCTGGTTGGCGGCCGATCGGGCGCTGGCCGTGGCCGGCGGCGATCCGGTGCTGGCCGGGTCGGCGGCGGTGCCGCTCGGGCAGGCGCTGCGTGGGTTGGGCCAGGACCGGTTGGCGATGACGACGACGGTCGCCGCCGCCGACCGCATCGCGGCGGTGTCTGTCGAGCGCGGCACGGTGTACGGGACGTTGCTGCTGCAGGCCGGGTTGGCCGCTGCCGGCTGCGGCGAGACCCGCAGCGTCGATGAGCTGCTCGGCCGGGCCGCTGACGTCGCTGGCCGGATCGGCGACGGGCTGGACTACCGTACGGCGAGCTTCGGCCCGGCGGCCGTCGAGCTGGCGCACGTCGTGGCGGCCGTGGAGTCGGGCGACGCCCGGCAGGCGGTACGCCGACACGAGGCAGCCGCCGGGCGGCAGGCGTGGCGCGGGCTGCCGGCCGAGCACCGGGCAGCGTATCTGGTGGACGCCGCGCGGGCATACCTCGACGTCGGCGACTTCGCGGCGGCGGGACGGTGGTTGGTCGAGGCGGACCGCGTCGTACCGGCTGAGATTCGCTGCCGGCCTTCCGCCCGTACGGTCGTGGCTGAGATTGCCCGGTGCGGGCCGGACACTGCCGGCGTCGCTCGGCTGGCGACGGCCCTCGGCCTGACGACCGGCGTTCCGTGA